From one Ignavibacteria bacterium genomic stretch:
- the tilS gene encoding tRNA lysidine(34) synthetase TilS, whose product MLKIRRMYVVTNLESSAASVIRDNKLINSTIVVAVSGGLDSITLLHVLLSLRTTLSLTLIVAHVNHGLRGPESDADEQFVRNIAHAHGLPIYSTTLNVLLQAQQTGSGIEAAARKLRYDYLIHVARQTGARAVAVAHHANDAAESFLLHLARGSGIHGLASHAPVRDLTNHVLLVRPLHGVLKTEIQQYAISNTLQWRTDSSNTNRQFLRNEIRHTLIPALTSVFGSDICTRISRSAGLLREANEIVQRTTHDLVSKIVVDDNTYRIPIVMTEALGQAQTHEVFRAVIATLTGNLPGYSTIQRVWGLVAAEPGHSVEISDMHTVWRDRDHLTFSKNIQHHETVVTITADGEYVLGKRTLLVETKNHCKVTITPNPNIAYVNSNAIVFPLVWRTWKHGDRMVPFAKNTSVLVSDLLTNAHVPSSQKPYVHVIADAEGLLWICGVRPAERTRVHPTDQSITIFTYL is encoded by the coding sequence ATGCTGAAGATTCGGAGAATGTACGTTGTGACTAATCTGGAAAGTTCGGCCGCCAGCGTTATCCGCGATAATAAACTTATCAACAGCACCATCGTGGTTGCAGTCAGTGGCGGACTGGATAGCATCACGTTGCTGCACGTTCTCCTGTCGCTACGCACGACGCTTTCGCTGACGTTGATTGTAGCCCACGTAAACCATGGTCTGCGAGGCCCGGAATCAGATGCCGATGAACAGTTCGTTAGAAACATAGCCCACGCCCATGGCCTTCCGATATATTCAACAACACTCAACGTCCTGCTTCAGGCACAGCAGACCGGTTCCGGTATTGAAGCGGCTGCACGTAAACTTCGTTATGATTATTTGATACACGTTGCCCGCCAAACCGGTGCCCGTGCAGTGGCAGTTGCTCATCACGCTAACGATGCCGCTGAATCGTTCCTGCTGCACCTTGCCCGCGGGAGCGGAATTCATGGACTGGCATCACACGCACCGGTCAGAGACCTGACTAACCATGTACTCCTTGTTCGTCCGCTCCACGGAGTACTTAAAACAGAGATTCAGCAGTATGCCATTAGCAACACCCTGCAGTGGCGAACCGATTCGTCCAATACCAACCGACAGTTCCTGCGCAATGAGATTCGTCACACCCTAATTCCTGCTCTTACCAGCGTGTTTGGATCAGATATCTGCACCCGCATCTCACGATCGGCAGGGCTCCTGCGCGAAGCAAACGAAATTGTACAACGAACAACACATGATCTTGTCAGCAAAATAGTTGTTGATGACAACACCTACCGCATCCCAATAGTAATGACCGAGGCGTTGGGACAGGCGCAAACCCATGAAGTATTCAGGGCAGTGATTGCAACTCTCACGGGTAATTTGCCCGGGTATTCAACCATACAGCGGGTGTGGGGCCTGGTTGCGGCAGAACCCGGACACAGTGTTGAAATTTCAGACATGCATACGGTTTGGCGCGACCGGGACCACCTCACATTTTCTAAGAATATTCAGCACCATGAAACGGTGGTAACGATAACTGCCGACGGCGAATATGTTCTTGGAAAGAGAACGCTGCTGGTAGAGACAAAAAACCATTGCAAGGTTACCATTACCCCAAACCCGAATATTGCGTATGTTAATAGCAACGCAATCGTATTCCCCTTGGTTTGGCGCACCTGGAAACATGGCGACCGTATGGTTCCGTTCGCAAAGAACACGTCGGTACTCGTATCGGACTTACTTACGAATGCACATGTACCCAGCTCGCAGAAACCGTACGTCCACGTCATTGCAGACGCTGAAGGCCTGCTCTGGATATGCGGAGTACGTCCGGCCGAACGAACGCGAGTACACCCTACCGATCAATCCATAACTATTTTTACATACCTATGA